One region of Chryseobacterium muglaense genomic DNA includes:
- a CDS encoding copper chaperone: MNSVSDMMIGWILMVFAMMLPKLIVPIQLINEHCFKHMRLLMVFHFILGYAGVWIFTGFLLNLFILYINSKMPGSFVPAVIIGVIALIWQFSPVKQKCLNKGHHHPVLAAWGIQAYKDAFVFGCTHGFWCVGAGWALMFFPMLLPQGHNFAMLVVTFIMLSEHMEHPQIPRWRIDFRLKLLKILMSQNLIKR; encoded by the coding sequence GTGAATTCTGTGTCTGATATGATGATTGGATGGATTTTGATGGTATTTGCAATGATGCTTCCAAAACTGATTGTTCCCATCCAGCTTATCAATGAGCATTGTTTTAAGCATATGAGATTGTTAATGGTGTTTCATTTTATATTGGGATACGCTGGGGTGTGGATTTTTACAGGTTTTTTGCTGAATCTTTTTATCTTATACATCAATAGTAAAATGCCTGGGTCTTTTGTTCCTGCTGTTATTATCGGTGTCATCGCGCTGATATGGCAATTTTCTCCGGTTAAACAAAAATGTCTTAACAAAGGGCATCATCATCCGGTTTTGGCAGCATGGGGAATACAAGCATACAAAGATGCATTTGTATTTGGATGCACTCATGGTTTTTGGTGTGTAGGAGCAGGATGGGCATTAATGTTTTTTCCAATGTTGCTGCCACAAGGTCATAATTTTGCAATGCTGGTGGTAACTTTTATCATGCTTAGTGAGCATATGGAGCATCCTCAAATTCCTCGATGGCGTATTGATTTCAGATTAAAGCTGTTGAAAATTTTAATGTCACAGAATTTGATTAAACGATAA
- a CDS encoding DUF2652 domain-containing protein, translated as MENTNIKNGIILIPDFNGFTQFVFNTKLFTGEYIVRQLLSILIDVNNRYFDISEIEGDAILFYKYDKKPCYKKISTLLVKMQNSFNAKIKELSKLMNTSIDLSLKFVVHYGQFSEYKIGNFQKLYGKTVIEAHQMLKNNWANQPSYIFYSRSFLTFLPYSDNTIDTAKHHICDFGMIEYFEG; from the coding sequence ATGGAGAATACAAACATAAAAAACGGAATTATTTTGATTCCAGATTTCAATGGCTTTACCCAATTTGTGTTCAATACTAAACTTTTTACCGGAGAATATATTGTAAGACAACTCCTTTCTATTTTAATTGATGTAAACAATCGATATTTTGATATCTCAGAAATTGAAGGAGATGCAATTTTGTTTTATAAATATGATAAAAAACCTTGTTACAAAAAGATTTCTACTCTTTTAGTAAAGATGCAGAATTCTTTTAATGCAAAAATAAAAGAATTGAGTAAGCTAATGAATACAAGTATTGATTTATCTCTGAAATTTGTAGTGCATTATGGTCAGTTCTCAGAATACAAAATAGGGAATTTTCAAAAACTCTACGGAAAAACCGTTATTGAAGCACATCAAATGTTAAAGAATAATTGGGCAAATCAACCATCTTACATATTTTACAGTAGATCATTTTTAACCTTTCTCCCCTATTCTGATAATACAATAGATACAGCAAAACATCATATTTGTGATTTTGGGATGATAGAATATTTTGAGGGGTAA
- a CDS encoding IS4 family transposase: MFTTHFTNKKKTSQGDKSSQLSAVLKDNLEKNNAKINKARLQLISMCILALCKVQTVSFHKLALAFESDGKADSSLRRLQRFIADFDLCSDLIAKIIFGLLPEKTNLKLVIDRTNWKFGKQNINIFMLGITYRNVAFPLLFMMLDKQGNSNSQERIALIKRFVGFFGKKCIDCILADREFVGEEWIKFLNEQKLRYYIRIRNNFKVFLPKKNSTVPVSWLFNGLKVGQVIHYPKIVKINGEYCYLSATLTQKRGEKPELLIIISYNKNEQSLLNYKERWQIETCFKAMKSSGFDIENTHLQDLERIEKLLCLVMIAFLWCYKIGDYLDRSVKAIPIKKHGHRAKSVFKYGLEFVSEILQNPYRKNFQQILQIFVM; this comes from the coding sequence ATGTTTACAACGCATTTTACTAATAAAAAGAAAACCAGTCAAGGGGATAAAAGTAGCCAATTATCTGCAGTTTTAAAAGATAATCTCGAAAAAAATAATGCTAAAATTAATAAAGCAAGATTACAACTCATTTCGATGTGTATTTTGGCTCTTTGCAAAGTACAAACGGTGAGTTTTCACAAACTAGCCTTGGCTTTTGAAAGCGATGGCAAAGCAGATTCTTCCCTTCGCAGACTGCAACGGTTTATCGCAGATTTTGACTTATGCAGCGATTTAATTGCTAAAATTATTTTTGGATTACTCCCGGAAAAAACAAACTTAAAACTCGTTATAGACCGCACCAATTGGAAGTTTGGGAAACAAAATATCAATATTTTCATGCTGGGAATCACCTATCGAAACGTTGCTTTTCCATTGCTCTTCATGATGTTGGATAAACAAGGTAATTCGAATTCACAAGAAAGAATTGCTTTAATAAAGCGGTTTGTAGGTTTTTTTGGAAAAAAATGTATCGACTGTATTTTAGCAGACAGAGAGTTTGTGGGAGAAGAATGGATTAAGTTTTTGAACGAGCAAAAACTACGCTATTACATCCGCATTCGAAACAATTTTAAGGTATTTTTGCCCAAAAAAAACAGTACAGTTCCTGTAAGTTGGCTTTTTAACGGGTTAAAAGTAGGGCAAGTCATCCATTATCCAAAAATCGTAAAGATTAACGGTGAATATTGTTATTTATCTGCAACTTTAACCCAAAAAAGAGGTGAAAAACCGGAATTACTCATCATTATCAGTTATAATAAAAATGAACAATCGTTATTAAATTACAAAGAAAGATGGCAAATTGAGACCTGTTTCAAAGCAATGAAATCCAGTGGTTTTGATATAGAAAACACGCATTTACAAGACTTAGAGCGGATAGAAAAATTACTATGTCTGGTTATGATCGCTTTTCTTTGGTGTTACAAAATAGGAGATTATTTGGACAGAAGCGTGAAAGCGATCCCTATAAAAAAGCACGGTCATAGAGCAAAGTCGGTGTTCAAATATGGCTTAGAGTTTGTGTCGGAAATCTTACAAAACCCTTACAGAAAGAACTTTCAACAGATTTTGCAAATTTTTGTCATGTAG
- a CDS encoding efflux RND transporter periplasmic adaptor subunit has protein sequence MQRFFIQKSSMLGVALLVLVGCKKDNQGQAYQQQAPQLPVETVKQGNASVENEYAASVEGVSNVEIRPQVTGYLSKIFVDEGDYVRAGQPLFKIEDQIFREQLKSAQATLISAQAGLANSKIDLERKKELLKNKMVSDIQVREAEANYNAARGSVSQATASIESAKINLNFSTIKAPVSGYIGRFNYRLGSLLTPSNQAAITLLSDIHQVYTYFSLSENDFNNFQKQHQGSNIDEVLKNTPTVSLLLSGGEKFPEAGKIDAVEGQFNKTTGSITLRAKFNNPHNVLRSGNTGKILMKQDYSNVILLPIASTRAIQDKTFVFTIKDGKAVMLPLEISGKAGDNFIISKGLKAGDQYIVTGFDRLQPGTPVVPQKQKS, from the coding sequence ATGCAGAGATTTTTTATTCAGAAATCATCTATGCTTGGCGTGGCTTTATTGGTCTTGGTCGGGTGTAAAAAAGATAATCAGGGGCAGGCTTATCAGCAGCAAGCTCCGCAACTTCCCGTAGAAACCGTAAAACAGGGAAATGCTTCCGTAGAAAATGAATATGCTGCTTCTGTAGAAGGGGTTTCTAATGTAGAAATCAGACCACAGGTTACAGGATATTTGAGCAAAATTTTTGTTGATGAAGGTGATTACGTAAGAGCTGGACAGCCTTTGTTTAAAATCGAAGACCAAATTTTCCGCGAGCAATTGAAATCAGCTCAGGCAACCTTGATTTCCGCTCAGGCAGGTCTTGCCAACTCTAAAATAGATTTGGAAAGAAAAAAGGAATTGTTGAAAAACAAAATGGTTTCAGACATTCAGGTAAGAGAGGCTGAGGCAAATTATAACGCAGCAAGAGGTTCGGTAAGTCAAGCTACCGCATCCATCGAATCTGCAAAAATCAATCTTAATTTCTCTACCATCAAAGCTCCGGTTAGCGGATACATTGGGAGATTCAATTACCGTTTGGGAAGTCTTTTGACGCCATCCAATCAGGCGGCGATTACTTTATTATCAGATATTCATCAGGTTTATACCTATTTCAGTTTAAGCGAAAATGATTTTAACAACTTCCAGAAACAACATCAGGGAAGTAATATTGATGAGGTTTTAAAGAATACGCCAACAGTTTCTCTATTACTTTCAGGTGGCGAAAAATTTCCTGAAGCCGGAAAAATAGATGCTGTTGAAGGTCAGTTTAATAAAACCACAGGATCCATTACATTAAGAGCAAAATTCAATAATCCGCATAATGTTTTGAGAAGCGGAAATACTGGAAAAATTTTAATGAAACAGGATTATTCCAACGTCATTCTATTGCCAATTGCTTCCACACGTGCTATTCAGGACAAAACTTTTGTGTTTACCATCAAAGATGGAAAAGCCGTAATGCTTCCTCTCGAAATCAGTGGAAAAGCTGGCGATAACTTCATTATTTCTAAAGGTCTGAAAGCTGGTGACCAATACATCGTGACAGGCTTCGACAGATTACAACCCGGAACTCCTGTAGTTCCTCAAAAGCAAAAATCGTAA
- a CDS encoding efflux RND transporter permease subunit, with translation MLKTIIKRPVLATVISVLLVILGIVGMTSLPITKFPDIAPPTVMVTAAYPGANAETIARSVAPPLENAINGVENMDYITSTASNDGSLSITVIFKLGTDPDQAAINVQNRVAQVTNQLPSEVVQAGITTVKRQNSMIAMVSLTSKNGTMDDLFLENYAKINIVPDLKRVKGVGDAMVYGNKDYSMRVWLDPNKLTSYNLTPAEVSRAIQSQNLEAAPGRFGERSKEVMEYVLRYKGKFTEPEQYENITIKALSDGSVLKLKDVAKVEFGAYSYNVSSNYNKKPSVTMAIFQMAGSNANEVQIALQDRMKELEKSFPDGMAYEIPYATKDALDQSIDQVIHTLIEAFILVFIVVYIFLQDFRSTLIPAIAVPVSIVGTFFFMNIFGFSINILTLFALVLAIGIVVDDAIVVVEAVHAKMEHKKLNARAATMSAMSEITGAIVSITLIMSAVFVPVAFMSGSTGLFYQQFALTLAIAIVISAINALTLSPALCALFLKQHHADSHEKMNFKERFFAGFNASFNKLTFRYGKAVLFLLKRKWVAGIIVLVFGGLFVWMSMSTPKGFIPDEDQSFIIVTANLAPGASKDRTSKVVSDTEDILMKNPAVDKVISVDGLNLFSGSMSSSAASIFVKLKEAGKRGKVNNINDIIGQVQGTLSQDKRANYLVINTPTVDGFGNTSGMELVLQDRTNGELQNLGNISYGMMGALMQRPEVALAYTTFDVSYPQFEVVVDEVKAAQLGVSVSDVLSVMQGYYGSIQSSDFNRFGKYYRVLVQSTPETRQDKASLNGIFVKNNSGEMVPANTLVTLKQVTGAEVVDRFNLFNSSNLTVMAAPGYSSGQAMAAIEEVGKQVLPPGYTYDYKGMSREEANSSSQSVMIFGLCIVFVFFLLSAQYESYILPFAVLIAIPVGLSGVFVGITFAELSNNIYVQIAMVMLIGLLAKNGILIVEFAIQRRRAGKSLVASAVEGAKARFRPILMTSLAFIAGLIPLIFVVGPSAMGNLSIGYAAISGMLFGTILGVFVVPVLFVVFQALHEKINGKVITEADWEY, from the coding sequence ATGTTAAAGACAATTATAAAAAGACCCGTACTGGCGACGGTTATCTCGGTATTGCTTGTAATTTTGGGTATTGTCGGTATGACGAGTCTGCCGATTACAAAATTTCCAGACATCGCACCACCAACGGTGATGGTAACCGCGGCGTATCCCGGAGCTAATGCCGAAACCATCGCAAGGTCGGTTGCGCCACCGCTGGAAAACGCCATCAATGGAGTAGAAAATATGGATTACATTACTTCTACAGCAAGTAATGACGGTTCACTATCAATTACTGTAATTTTCAAATTAGGAACTGACCCCGACCAAGCTGCGATTAACGTACAAAACCGTGTTGCTCAGGTGACGAATCAACTTCCTTCTGAGGTTGTTCAGGCGGGAATCACAACGGTAAAAAGACAGAACAGTATGATTGCAATGGTATCCTTAACCAGTAAAAATGGTACAATGGATGACCTTTTCCTTGAAAACTATGCCAAAATCAATATCGTTCCAGATTTAAAAAGAGTAAAAGGCGTTGGAGACGCAATGGTTTACGGAAACAAAGATTACTCGATGAGAGTCTGGCTTGATCCCAATAAACTCACTTCTTACAACCTTACACCAGCAGAAGTTTCAAGAGCTATTCAATCTCAAAACTTAGAAGCGGCTCCGGGAAGATTTGGGGAAAGAAGCAAAGAAGTGATGGAATATGTGCTTCGGTACAAAGGAAAATTTACAGAACCAGAACAATATGAAAACATTACTATCAAAGCCTTGAGCGACGGTTCTGTTTTAAAACTAAAAGATGTCGCTAAAGTAGAATTTGGCGCTTACAGTTATAATGTTTCTTCGAACTATAACAAAAAACCATCCGTTACAATGGCAATTTTCCAGATGGCTGGTTCTAATGCGAATGAAGTTCAGATTGCATTACAGGATAGAATGAAGGAATTGGAAAAATCATTTCCAGACGGAATGGCGTACGAAATTCCCTATGCGACTAAAGATGCGCTTGACCAATCTATCGACCAGGTAATCCATACGTTGATTGAGGCTTTTATCCTTGTATTTATAGTGGTTTACATCTTTTTGCAAGATTTTCGTTCAACTTTAATTCCGGCGATTGCAGTTCCGGTTTCTATTGTTGGAACATTCTTTTTTATGAATATTTTTGGGTTTTCGATTAACATCTTGACGCTTTTTGCTTTGGTTTTGGCAATTGGAATTGTGGTGGATGACGCAATTGTTGTCGTAGAAGCCGTTCACGCCAAAATGGAACATAAAAAACTCAATGCAAGAGCAGCAACAATGTCTGCGATGAGCGAAATTACAGGAGCCATTGTTTCTATTACGTTGATTATGTCTGCGGTTTTCGTTCCGGTGGCTTTTATGAGCGGTTCTACTGGATTATTTTATCAGCAGTTTGCTTTAACTTTAGCGATCGCAATTGTGATTTCTGCAATTAATGCATTGACTTTAAGCCCTGCTTTGTGTGCTTTATTTTTAAAACAACATCATGCTGATTCTCACGAAAAAATGAACTTCAAAGAACGTTTCTTCGCTGGATTTAATGCAAGTTTCAACAAATTGACTTTCCGTTACGGAAAAGCGGTTTTATTCTTATTAAAAAGAAAATGGGTTGCAGGAATTATCGTTTTAGTTTTCGGTGGATTGTTTGTGTGGATGTCGATGTCAACACCAAAAGGATTTATTCCTGATGAAGATCAAAGTTTTATTATCGTTACAGCTAATCTGGCTCCGGGTGCTTCAAAAGACAGAACCTCGAAAGTGGTTTCTGACACCGAAGATATTTTAATGAAAAATCCTGCGGTTGATAAAGTAATTTCTGTAGACGGACTGAATCTTTTCAGTGGTTCAATGTCATCTTCTGCTGCTTCAATTTTCGTTAAATTAAAAGAAGCCGGAAAAAGAGGAAAGGTAAATAATATCAATGACATTATCGGGCAAGTTCAGGGAACTCTTTCTCAGGATAAAAGAGCAAATTATTTAGTAATTAATACGCCAACTGTTGACGGATTTGGTAACACCAGTGGAATGGAGCTCGTTCTTCAAGACAGAACCAATGGTGAACTTCAAAACCTAGGAAATATTTCTTACGGAATGATGGGTGCTCTGATGCAAAGACCAGAAGTTGCTTTGGCTTACACAACTTTTGATGTTTCTTATCCTCAGTTTGAGGTGGTAGTTGATGAAGTGAAAGCTGCGCAATTAGGAGTAAGTGTTTCTGATGTTTTGAGTGTGATGCAAGGTTATTATGGAAGTATTCAGTCTTCAGATTTCAACAGATTTGGAAAATATTACAGAGTTTTGGTGCAGTCTACTCCGGAAACCAGACAAGACAAAGCATCATTAAACGGGATTTTCGTTAAAAACAATTCCGGCGAAATGGTTCCTGCCAATACTTTGGTGACCTTGAAACAAGTTACAGGTGCTGAAGTCGTTGACCGTTTCAATTTATTTAATTCATCAAATCTTACGGTAATGGCAGCTCCTGGATATTCTTCAGGTCAGGCAATGGCAGCAATTGAAGAGGTAGGAAAACAGGTTCTTCCTCCGGGGTACACGTATGATTACAAAGGAATGAGTCGTGAAGAAGCCAATTCAAGTTCGCAATCGGTAATGATTTTCGGGCTGTGTATTGTGTTTGTATTTTTCCTTTTATCGGCACAATACGAAAGTTACATTCTTCCTTTTGCAGTATTAATAGCAATTCCGGTTGGTTTATCGGGTGTGTTTGTGGGAATTACTTTTGCGGAATTATCCAACAATATTTATGTACAAATCGCAATGGTAATGTTGATTGGATTATTAGCCAAAAACGGAATTCTTATCGTGGAATTTGCCATCCAGAGACGGAGAGCTGGAAAAAGTTTAGTAGCGTCAGCAGTAGAAGGTGCAAAAGCCCGTTTCCGCCCGATTCTAATGACTTCTTTGGCATTTATCGCAGGTTTAATTCCTTTGATTTTTGTGGTTGGCCCATCTGCAATGGGGAATCTTTCCATCGGTTATGCGGCAATTTCAGGGATGCTATTCGGAACCATTTTAGGTGTTTTCGTAGTTCCTGTTTTGTTTGTGGTTTTCCAGGCTCTGCATGAGAAAATCAACGGAAAAGTAATCACAGAAGCTGATTGGGAATATTAA
- a CDS encoding tyrosinase family protein has protein sequence MEKFLRKNAWNKEGTFENPDLLWYAKAVAEMQSRKLDDPTSWWFFAAIHGENIAGDPSGIDWNTIKSPPKVPVSPVPPISITDKYWNQCQHQTWYFAPWHRGYLMALEIQIRTIIIQLNGPEDWALPYWNYFNGEKENKIPPAFTQSFLPDQKTPNPLFVTERHGPDNDGNIYIKLFKDGKPRVTQNCELKTVYEGNENCFGGPNTHFSHYGTIFPADSLETNPHNFVHNDVGGVAAGNEGIMSDPNTAALDPIFYLHHCNIDRMWGSWNKKGNSNPSDAEWLGGPGKMGEREFVMPVADGKEWVYTPNDVTNLDSLDYSYDNLETQTESIVSDTAVERLKRLGILVQDNIQLKDDIMDNNDKQTELVGANKGSFEITNRVTNTKVDFSDKALKKVSKSFLKASLEEVPDRVYLLLENVKGNVNANTLEVSVNNQHAGFISLFGLRNASLDDSHGGGNGLTFSLDITNIIDDLHLENNLENINSLNVSVAPDNEILSDTKITVGRVSVYREKQ, from the coding sequence ATGGAAAAATTCTTAAGAAAAAATGCGTGGAACAAGGAAGGAACGTTTGAAAATCCTGATTTATTATGGTACGCAAAAGCGGTAGCAGAGATGCAGTCACGAAAGCTTGATGACCCTACAAGCTGGTGGTTTTTTGCCGCAATTCATGGCGAAAATATTGCCGGAGACCCAAGTGGTATTGATTGGAATACAATAAAATCGCCACCAAAAGTACCTGTAAGTCCGGTTCCACCTATAAGTATAACAGATAAATACTGGAATCAGTGTCAACACCAAACCTGGTATTTTGCACCATGGCATCGCGGCTATCTTATGGCTTTAGAGATTCAGATCAGAACAATAATAATACAGCTTAACGGACCCGAAGACTGGGCTTTGCCTTACTGGAACTACTTTAACGGAGAAAAAGAAAATAAAATTCCTCCTGCATTCACACAGTCGTTTTTACCTGATCAGAAGACGCCAAACCCTCTTTTTGTAACAGAAAGACACGGTCCGGATAATGATGGGAATATCTACATCAAATTATTTAAAGATGGTAAACCGCGGGTTACCCAAAATTGTGAGCTTAAAACGGTATATGAGGGAAATGAAAATTGTTTTGGAGGTCCAAATACGCATTTTTCACATTATGGCACTATATTTCCTGCAGATAGCCTAGAGACCAATCCGCATAATTTCGTGCATAATGATGTTGGGGGAGTTGCTGCAGGAAATGAAGGTATTATGTCAGATCCAAACACAGCAGCATTAGATCCTATTTTTTATCTGCATCACTGTAATATTGACCGTATGTGGGGATCATGGAATAAAAAAGGGAACAGCAATCCGTCAGATGCAGAATGGCTGGGAGGACCTGGGAAAATGGGTGAGCGTGAGTTTGTAATGCCTGTGGCTGATGGAAAGGAATGGGTGTATACTCCCAATGATGTTACTAATCTTGATTCTTTAGATTATAGCTATGATAACCTTGAAACACAAACAGAAAGCATTGTTAGTGATACTGCTGTTGAAAGATTAAAAAGACTCGGTATCCTTGTTCAGGATAATATTCAATTAAAAGATGATATCATGGATAATAATGATAAACAAACGGAATTAGTAGGTGCAAATAAAGGTTCTTTTGAGATAACGAATAGGGTCACCAATACCAAAGTTGACTTTTCTGATAAAGCATTAAAGAAAGTTTCAAAAAGCTTTTTGAAAGCATCTCTTGAAGAAGTACCAGACCGGGTTTATTTACTTCTTGAAAATGTGAAGGGAAACGTCAACGCCAATACACTTGAAGTTTCTGTAAACAATCAACATGCAGGATTTATTTCTTTATTTGGACTACGTAATGCATCTTTGGATGATTCTCACGGAGGAGGTAATGGTCTTACTTTTTCCTTAGATATTACCAATATTATTGATGATTTACATTTAGAAAATAATTTGGAAAATATTAATTCTTTAAATGTTTCTGTGGCGCCGGATAATGAGATTTTATCTGATACTAAAATTACTGTAGGTAGAGTAAGTGTATATCGTGAAAAGCAATAG
- a CDS encoding AraC family transcriptional regulator produces the protein MSYNSKRKTDFISQFNFKDLLDEVEFDLRIKEFVVMNIDKTSYSIKLNIPYRSDYFTIFLVEKGTIRFRLDNASYQVYEGDVVFCPMAETFWIEEISDDYNAKYIFFSVKYISEAGFNYKSNDVLKSLSSDPTNIMRNEPDLYRRMSFHLDELKNLNNTEKENYYFNEMIWHHFSLVIFEIDNYFKKIEKTQQVTYREDEITTSFFVLVRENFKEQHNVQFYADQLFISRKYLTKVINKTMYKSPRDIIHQVLMIEAKILLKDSNANVGEVAAQLKFSDLASFSKFFKKHTGQSPLKYKGSDLF, from the coding sequence ATGTCTTATAATTCGAAACGTAAAACAGACTTTATATCACAATTTAATTTTAAAGACCTTCTGGATGAGGTCGAGTTTGATTTGAGAATCAAAGAATTTGTCGTGATGAATATTGATAAGACAAGTTATAGCATCAAGTTGAACATTCCTTATCGTTCCGATTATTTTACGATTTTTTTAGTTGAGAAAGGCACCATCCGCTTCAGGTTAGATAATGCAAGTTATCAGGTTTACGAAGGCGATGTGGTTTTTTGTCCGATGGCTGAAACGTTTTGGATTGAAGAAATTTCGGATGATTACAATGCTAAATATATTTTTTTCTCGGTAAAATATATTTCCGAAGCAGGTTTCAATTACAAATCAAATGACGTTTTAAAGAGTCTTTCTTCAGACCCTACTAACATTATGCGAAACGAACCCGATTTATACCGAAGAATGAGTTTTCATTTGGATGAATTAAAAAATCTGAACAACACAGAAAAAGAAAATTATTATTTCAACGAAATGATTTGGCATCACTTTTCGCTCGTCATTTTTGAAATTGATAATTACTTCAAAAAAATAGAAAAAACACAGCAAGTAACTTATCGTGAAGATGAGATTACAACAAGTTTTTTCGTTTTGGTTCGGGAGAACTTTAAAGAACAGCACAACGTTCAATTTTATGCTGATCAGCTTTTTATCAGCCGAAAATACCTTACCAAAGTGATCAATAAAACGATGTACAAATCTCCGCGAGACATTATTCATCAGGTTTTGATGATTGAAGCTAAAATTTTACTCAAAGATTCCAACGCCAATGTTGGCGAAGTTGCTGCTCAGCTCAAATTTTCAGACTTAGCTTCTTTCAGCAAGTTCTTTAAAAAACATACCGGACAGTCACCTTTAAAATATAAAGGAAGTGATTTGTTTTAA
- a CDS encoding efflux transporter outer membrane subunit yields MNSIKNIAYIALISGTAIACKVQKYEQPEIKMPEAFRNDSIATDDNENIAKISYKDFFKDPVLVSLIDKAMIQNNDLQVALKQIEFASLAYNQSKWGNIPTVSATIANASVNRPSDNSMNGMMAGQFMGSRYMQDYTTSISISWEADIWGKIKGRKEQALSEYLKTQEAAKAVKTQLVATVVQSYYNLLMLDTQLEITKSNLTYSDNTLKFLEKQQEVGLTTALAVQQQEIVKDQILKSIPAIESSIATQENALSILTGSMPSKIDRSASLNNVQSPDNIATGIPSELLSYRPDIKSAEYDVRKSVSAINVAKANMYPSFNITAQGGLNAFKASNWFNIPGSLFGSVLGTLAQPVLNGKQLKTQFEQSKIVSEQAEINFKQSVLKAVGEVSDALVQIQKLEEQQKIAEGLVKKSTEAVHKSDILFKYNSATYVEVILAQTNKLQAELDLASLKAQKLNAITSLYRSVGGGWQ; encoded by the coding sequence ATGAATTCAATTAAAAATATAGCATATATCGCATTAATTTCGGGAACGGCAATCGCCTGCAAAGTTCAGAAATACGAACAGCCGGAAATCAAAATGCCCGAAGCTTTCAGAAATGATAGTATCGCAACCGATGACAACGAAAATATTGCTAAAATCAGTTATAAAGATTTTTTCAAAGACCCGGTTTTGGTGAGTTTGATTGATAAAGCAATGATTCAGAATAATGATTTGCAGGTCGCTTTGAAACAAATAGAATTTGCTTCTTTAGCCTACAATCAAAGTAAATGGGGCAATATTCCTACAGTAAGCGCAACCATTGCCAATGCAAGTGTGAACCGACCTTCCGACAACAGTATGAACGGAATGATGGCGGGACAATTTATGGGAAGTCGTTATATGCAGGATTACACCACTTCCATCAGTATTTCTTGGGAAGCAGATATTTGGGGGAAAATCAAAGGAAGAAAAGAACAGGCTTTGTCAGAGTATTTAAAAACTCAGGAAGCCGCAAAAGCAGTGAAAACGCAATTGGTAGCAACTGTTGTTCAGAGCTATTATAATTTGTTGATGCTCGATACTCAGCTTGAAATTACAAAATCAAACCTAACCTATTCTGACAACACTTTAAAATTCCTGGAGAAACAGCAGGAGGTTGGTTTAACAACAGCCTTAGCAGTTCAGCAACAAGAAATAGTGAAAGATCAAATTTTAAAATCAATTCCGGCGATTGAAAGTTCGATTGCAACTCAGGAAAATGCGTTGAGTATTCTGACAGGTTCTATGCCCAGTAAAATTGATAGAAGTGCAAGTTTGAACAACGTACAATCTCCCGATAATATTGCAACAGGAATTCCATCTGAATTGCTGAGTTACAGACCCGATATCAAAAGTGCAGAATATGATGTGAGAAAAAGTGTCTCCGCAATTAATGTCGCAAAAGCAAATATGTACCCGTCTTTCAATATCACGGCTCAAGGCGGTTTGAATGCCTTTAAAGCGAGTAATTGGTTTAATATTCCAGGTTCGCTTTTCGGTTCTGTATTGGGAACTTTAGCCCAACCTGTTTTAAACGGAAAACAATTGAAAACTCAGTTCGAACAATCAAAAATCGTTTCTGAGCAGGCTGAAATTAATTTTAAACAATCGGTTTTAAAGGCGGTTGGTGAAGTTTCTGATGCTTTGGTTCAAATTCAAAAATTAGAAGAACAACAAAAAATCGCAGAAGGTTTGGTGAAAAAATCTACTGAAGCGGTTCATAAATCAGATATTTTATTTAAATATAACTCCGCGACTTATGTTGAAGTGATTTTGGCTCAGACCAACAAATTACAGGCAGAACTTGATTTGGCTTCTTTAAAAGCTCAAAAACTGAATGCAATAACATCTCTTTATCGCTCTGTGGGCGGAGGATGGCAGTAA